CAGGAATCGGAAATCAACAAATTAGCTTGATTGATAGTACGGATTTGCCTAATTCTATTATTCAACTCCAAAATATTAATGTTGCTTTATTAAGGGGGGAAATGCAACTCTTGGGGGATGCCGGAAAAAATATTGTTGTGGGAGATAAACTAGCCCAAACCATTGCATTAGGTCAAGGGGATGATGAAGGTCATGGCGGTGCTGCTGGAGATATTCTATATGGTGGAAAAGATGATGATTTGCTATTTGGAAATCAAGAAAATGATAACTTGTTTGGAGATTTAGGAAATGATAATCTTTATGGTGGACAAGGGTATGATGTCTTAGATGGAGGAGAAGGGGATGATCACCTATTTGGAGATTTAGGAAATGATATTTTAATCGGAGGTAAAGGACGCGATCGCTTTTATATTGGAGCGAATCAAGGAGTAGATATCATTAATGATTTTACTCTGGGTGAAGATCAGATTCAGTTAATAGGCGGATTAATCTTTGAAGAGTTGCAAATCACAACAGTTAGTGGCAATACAATCATTAAACTTGCCAATACGGGAGAGGAACTTGTTAAACTGTTGGGTTTTGATAGTACCTTAATTAATTCCTCAGAATTTATCGCTTGATAGCAGTTAGCCAGAAAGGGAGGTATAGCAGTCTTTGTCAAACACACTGTTTAACAAAGACTGATGCAGCAAATATAGACAGTAAAGCGTTTTTTTCCCAGTTAATATGAAATCCCATTATAGATGCTACAGATGTTCCCCTCTAACCCCCTGTAGAGACTAGCCATGCTTAGTCTCTACAGGGGGGGAATTTGTAGCAAACATTAAGGGATGGAATATAAGCTGTTAAACTTTTCCCGGCTATACAACTGATTTAAGCTTGCTATATTTGCAATTTAAACTGTTTCCTCAATTAATCCAGGAGGAGGAGTAATTTCAATCCGTTTTTGTTCTAAATCCACAACCGGAACGATTTCTTTTACAAAGGGAATCAAAACAGTAGGTAGAAGTTTGGGTTTACGTTTCTTTTTAGTTTTACGGTGAATCTGTTCGGGGAGGGGGTCAGCAACAAGAGTGTCTTGGGTTGGGGTTGGGGAATGTAACTCCACTTCTAGTAAATCATTTCCGGCCGAAATCACATCTATGATTTTTCCAATCACTTCTGCTTTTCTTTGGTCGAATACTTCCAACCCAATCAAATCTAAAACATAAAATTCATCTGCTTCTAAATAGGGCCGATCTTGGTCAGTAACCAACAACGGACAGCCTTGTAACGCTTCCGCCTGACTCCGATCTTCAATTCCCTCGATTTCAACGACATAAATCCCCTTACTGGGCATTAAATAGCCCCCCAAAAATTCCACAGGTTCAGGTTCTGTTTGTCCAGGTTGTAATAACCAGCGCTGACCCGGTTCGATAAACCGTTCAGGAAAATCCGAATTTGGATAAACCCGCACTTCACCCGTTAACCCGTGAGCCGCAACAATAGTCCCGATCTCGATCCACTCAGACATGATACTATTTTTTAATTCTTGCTGTTCTTTGATAATTTGATCTTGGGGATTTCCAATATGAATTTTCTCGATTATATCACGATTATCGATAGTTTGGCAATGCTCGATCGGCCAACTTCTAATATCAAGCGGTAAGCTCCCCCCTTGATTTAGACAAACATTACAAGTTTTAGAAGATCAGAATTCTTTGTTTAATAGAATGGTCGATAATATATCTAGCAGATTTATTGAGCCAATCTCTAACTTTAGCGTTACGGTTGATAGCTAATCTAGCTTGACGCTCCCTAGTGCCTTTGATTTTTTGCCAATCTTTGATAGACTGCACCAAGAGCATTTTCTTTATTGAACCATCTTCAAGGGGAATCAACTCCCCTGCGTCGTGTTTACTCTGTTTTCTGAAGAGGCGCTGAGTTTCTAAACTCCCATCCTGATCTTATGAAAAACAAACACAAATTTGCGATCGCCTCCACCTTTTGTCTATTTTGGACACAGGCGATGCTTACACCCAAGTCATTCGTTCAACGCAGCCGGATTGCTGCTGTCACTATTTTACTATTTTTTACGGCTTTATCCGCCGAGTCCTTTGCCTTTCCCTTGGCTCAAAATCCCCCTTTATCAGAACCATCTTTACAGGAAAAAGACATTCAAGATCTGGTTGAAACTCAAGTTGATAATACCTTCCGTCGTCATCTAGGGCTATTAAGTTTAATTTTACTCTTTTTGCTGCTTTTGAATACGATCGCGGCTTGTGGAGTTTGGTTTTTACTCAAAAAATTAGCTCAACAAACGGCATCCGCAGAACAAGAAATCGAAAGTTTAAAAGCGGATACCCTCACCGAGATGGAACGGGTACTCACAGAAGCTAGACAAATTTTATATCAATTGCAAAATAAAAATGATTTAGCTCATGAAACGTTACAAACCCTCACAACTCAAGCTCCTTTACAAGTAATTGAAGCGGTTTGGGTAGAACATCCTCCCAAAACGGGAGTACCGACTGTGATTCAAACCGAATCTATTCCCGAAGTTGCTGTATTATTACCTCAAAGTAATGGCATATCGACGGCTTCTGAAACCTTAATTCCAGCGAATCATTCCGAGGAAATTTTAATCCCGGTTATATTTTCATCTTCCCCAGAAACAGAAAAGTCTGGGGAAATTATACAGCCAACTGCTAACAGTCAAGACTCCGTTGAAGCTTCTGTTTCTGACAGTGAAGAACAACTCAAACAAGCTGTTAATTTGGCAAAAACAGGAGATAAACTCTTTTTAGAAGGGGATTTAGAAACGGCGATTCAAACCTATAATGAAGCGTTAAAGTTTAAACCGGATTTAGCTGAAGTTTGGAATAATCGAGGTGTGGCGTTAACGCGATTACAACGTTATCATGAAGCGATCGCATCCTATGAAAGAGCCATCCAATTGCGAGATCATTATGCTGATGCTTGGAATAATCGCGGGGTGGCTTTAGGAAAACTCAATCATTATGATGCCGCTATTTTATCCTATCAACGGGCGATTGAATTTAAACCGAATTATATGGATGCCTGGAATAATCAAGGCTTTGCTTTGGCAAAAATTCAAAAATACGATCAGGCGATTTCATCCTATAATCAAGCTGCGAAAATTCGCCCTGATTTTTATCGAATCTGGTATAATAAAGCCCGTTGTTATGCGATTCAGGGACAAGTTGAGTTAGCGCTAGAAAATTTAAAACGGGCAATCAGATTGAATGCTGAGGCTTGTAAAAAGTTAGTTAAACGTGAAGCTGATTTTGATTCCATTCGACAGGATGAAAAATTCCAAAAGTTAAATTTTGACTCATAATATTTGAAGTTACATGAATATACCTGAATTAATTGTTGTGCTATTTTCCGCTTATTTCGGTTTTTTTTATAGTCCTTACCTTGAGTTTAAATCAAATTCTTTTAAGGGCTTAATTGAAAAAAATATAAATCCTATTTCTTTAAATTATAGGGTTAAATTTGCCAAACTACAAGCCTCTTCCCGCAGCGATCGCATTTTAGTTAGAGAGTTAATTGAAAATGAAGTTTCTCGCAGTATTAGGCGAGTTAATCCCTTATTAACCACTTGGATTTTAGTGGCTGTTCTAGTTCCGACTGCCAGCGTTTTGAATATTTTAATTTTGTTTTTTAAAGTTACTCAAAATAGTCGCAGATTTTCCCAAAGTTTAGATTCCCTCAAGGATGATTTTATCCCTGAATTTTATGCTCGTATTGCAGAAGCTCAAGACATTGTTTATGATCTGCAAGATTCTCTCCAAGTCACGGAAGAAACCCTGCAAGGAATACAAGATAAGTTAGACTCCCTTTCCACCCAAGATGATGATTTAGAAGAATATACTGTAGAAGATGATAAACACAGACTCAGAAATCGACGGGTGATAGCATCCAAAAGTTAAATTTCTATGTTTCAAAGGTCTTAGTAAAACTAAACATATTTTTACATGAGTTCAATGAGTTAAGTTTTAGTAAAATCAGCGATCACTCAATCCCAGAAGCTATAAATTTTGGGCGATCAGGAAATTATGGAAAAGAGGAACATTAGTAAAAGTAAATTAATTATAAAGAAGTTCGTAGCTATTGTTGAGCATGATACAATTTTCTATATTCTGCATATATAGCAGAAAAACATATCTGGCTAACTCAGGAAAAAACTAATGATGACCACAGAACGTTTAAAAAAATTTACAATTTTGCATTCAAATGATATGCACGGAGACTTTCTCGCAGAAGCGAAAAGTGGAGAAGGTAATCTAATTGGGGGATTATCCTTGCTTTCTGGATATATCAATAAAGTCCGTCAAGAAGAGAAAAATGTGCTTTATACGATTTCTGGAGATATGCTCCAAGGGTCGATGATTGATACGGAATTTAAGGGACTTTCAACGATAGAAATTATGAACTACCTAGCGCCAAATGTAGTGACGCTGGGTAATCATGAATTGGATTATGGATTCCCGCATTTATTGTTTCTGGAAAAGATGGCAAATTTTCCAATCGTTAATGCTAACTTGTATATTAAAAAGTATGGCAAACGATTGATGAACCCCTATATAATCCTGAATGTAGATGGATTTGATGTCATGTTCATCGGCATCGTAACGGAAGAAGTTTTAAAAGCTTTAAAACTAGACACAAGTATTAGTACATTTGTGGGTTTGGAAGATGCCGCAGCCGAAGTTGGTAAAATTTGTAATACTTACAAAAGTGAAGATATTGACCTCACAATTCTCCTGACCCACATTGGTTTTGAAGAAGATAAAAAACTAGCGGCAATGCTAGATCCGGCATGGGGTGTAGATATGATCATTGGCGGACACTCCCATACCGTTTTAGAACAACCAGCGCAAGTTAACAACATTTTGATCGCACAAGCAGCAGTTGGATCAGATCAAATTGGACGTTTCGATATTTTAGTTGATGATGATACCAACAGCATTGTGGAATGGAAGTGGGAACTGGTTCCTATCAATAGCACAGTTGCAGAGCCGGATACGGTTTTGGAAAACTTTATTGCA
Above is a window of Planktothrix serta PCC 8927 DNA encoding:
- the rimM gene encoding ribosome maturation factor RimM (Essential for efficient processing of 16S rRNA), with amino-acid sequence MSEWIEIGTIVAAHGLTGEVRVYPNSDFPERFIEPGQRWLLQPGQTEPEPVEFLGGYLMPSKGIYVVEIEGIEDRSQAEALQGCPLLVTDQDRPYLEADEFYVLDLIGLEVFDQRKAEVIGKIIDVISAGNDLLEVELHSPTPTQDTLVADPLPEQIHRKTKKKRKPKLLPTVLIPFVKEIVPVVDLEQKRIEITPPPGLIEETV
- a CDS encoding tetratricopeptide repeat protein, whose translation is MKNKHKFAIASTFCLFWTQAMLTPKSFVQRSRIAAVTILLFFTALSAESFAFPLAQNPPLSEPSLQEKDIQDLVETQVDNTFRRHLGLLSLILLFLLLLNTIAACGVWFLLKKLAQQTASAEQEIESLKADTLTEMERVLTEARQILYQLQNKNDLAHETLQTLTTQAPLQVIEAVWVEHPPKTGVPTVIQTESIPEVAVLLPQSNGISTASETLIPANHSEEILIPVIFSSSPETEKSGEIIQPTANSQDSVEASVSDSEEQLKQAVNLAKTGDKLFLEGDLETAIQTYNEALKFKPDLAEVWNNRGVALTRLQRYHEAIASYERAIQLRDHYADAWNNRGVALGKLNHYDAAILSYQRAIEFKPNYMDAWNNQGFALAKIQKYDQAISSYNQAAKIRPDFYRIWYNKARCYAIQGQVELALENLKRAIRLNAEACKKLVKREADFDSIRQDEKFQKLNFDS
- a CDS encoding bifunctional metallophosphatase/5'-nucleotidase; translation: MMTTERLKKFTILHSNDMHGDFLAEAKSGEGNLIGGLSLLSGYINKVRQEEKNVLYTISGDMLQGSMIDTEFKGLSTIEIMNYLAPNVVTLGNHELDYGFPHLLFLEKMANFPIVNANLYIKKYGKRLMNPYIILNVDGFDVMFIGIVTEEVLKALKLDTSISTFVGLEDAAAEVGKICNTYKSEDIDLTILLTHIGFEEDKKLAAMLDPAWGVDMIIGGHSHTVLEQPAQVNNILIAQAAVGSDQIGRFDILVDDDTNSIVEWKWELVPINSTVAEPDTVLENFIATYKEEVDRKYNRIICRLSRQLIHPCREAETALGNLITDVLAQTDLIDVVLIGSGSIRGTELGPLVTLGDLKKTYPYDESLYKVKITGLQMKKIFSYFMRPENRIPGEGNCFQVNKGIQAIYNEAEKKLESLSINGNPVQDDAQYTLCLQEYHYKNSVISLNMTPDELGTPKVVTTSAQQVLEEYLSSHQLLDNEVEGRLVYQ